Part of the Candidatus Hydrogenedentota bacterium genome, AATCAAGCGGATACTGGATTTCACGGTGGCGTCGCTGGCCCTGTTGGCGATTGGATGGTGGCTGTTTCCCATTGTGGCCATCCTGATTAAGCTGGACTCGAGGGGTCCGGTCTTCTTCAAACAGGAGCGCGTGGGGCAGAACGGCCGTCGGTTCAACATTTACAAATTCCGTTCGATGGTTGCGGATGCCGAGGAGCGCAAGAGGGAACTCGAGGCCCTGAACGAGGCCGATGGCCCGGTCTTCAAGATGCGCCGCGATCCCCGGGTGACGCGCGTGGGCTCCTTGCTTCGAAAGCTGAGTATCGATGAGCTTCCGCAGTTCATCAATGTGTGGCTGGGGCATATGAGTCTTGTGGGCCCGCGCCCGCCGATTCCGTCCGAGGTCGAACAATACACGTGGGAACAGCGGCGGCGGCTCAGCATACGGCCGGGGCTCACGGGCCTCCAGCAGGTGAGCGGCCGCAGCGACGTGAGCTTCGAGGATTGGGTGGCCATGGACTTGGCCTACATCGACGAATGGTCGCTCATGACCGATTTCCACATCATGCTATTGACCGTCCGGGTCGTGCTGCTGGGAAAAGGAGCGCGCTAGCGCGGGCGGCGTGAACGGCACTGCCGACAGCGCGCGCACACCAAACCCGTCCCCGCGAGCGGGCGCGTGGACCCGCGCATTCGGACTCGTCCTGTTGCTTCGGGTGGGTGCAGCCGGTCTCGCGTTTGCCGCGACGGCTCTGGTAGGGAGGCTGCTGGGCGATGCTGTCCTGGGCCGTCTCGGATTGCTGCTGGCCGTTATGGACGTGGCGGCGGGTTTGGCGGGCCCGGCGCTTGACGCCACGCTGGTGCGGTTCGCGGCGCAGAAGATCACCCCCGAGCTCGACGGCGCGCTGCCCTATTTTCAGCGGATGTTCCGCGCAAAGCTCGTTGTGGCGCTCGGGGTGCTCGTGTTCGGCGCGTTGCTGGCGCAGCCGGTATTGTCGTATGTGATCGCGCCCTCGTCGGGGCGTTGGGACGGTGCGGGCGGCGTAGTGCTCGCGTTTGCAGGGGCGGCGGTGGTCACCCTGCTGGGGTTTGTCCAAGCCTACTATCAGGCGTACCTGCGGATGGCCCGGTACGCGCTGCTCGAGTTTGCGAACAGCGCGCTGCGGCTGGTGCTGGTGGCGTGCGTGCTTGCGGCTGTACCAGCGCCTTCCGCGTCCCTCCTGTTGAGCGCCTATGTGGCCAGTTCGGCGCTGGTGGCGGTTGGAGGGTATGCCCGGCTGCCGCGCGCTGTGTTTCGCAAATGCTCCTCGGAGGCGGTTTCGCTCCGGGAGCCGCTTCGTTTCGCGGGATGGGTGATGGTGGCCGCGGCCTGCACGGCCCTCGCGCAACGGGCGGACGTCTTCATCCTGGGCATGGTGGGAGTGGCGGGCAGAGCGATTGGCCAGTATGTGGCGGCGTTCACCATGGCGCGGCTGGGCGACCTGGCTATCATGACGCTGTTCAGTGTCCTGCTTCCCCGGGCGAGTGCGCTGGATTCGCGGGGAGCGTTCCGTCAGTTCCTGAACCGCTTCGTGCCGGTAACTCTGGCGGCGCTGGCGGGTTGCATCCCGGTGTATTTGGCGGCGCGGTGGGCGGTACCGGCGGTCTTCGGCGCCGAGTTCGCCGAGGCCGGCGTACTGTGCGGCATCTTGTCGTTGGGCGTGCTGGCATCGTTTGGCGCGGCCCCGGCGGGCGCCGCCATATACGGGATGGGCCGTTCGGGCTTTGTGGCGGCCCTCGAGGCTCTCAAGCTGGCCGGCGTCGTAGCGGCCGGTGCGGCAGCGGCCCGGCAGCACGGGGTACTCGGAATGGCATGGACCGTTACCGCGGTTCGCGTTACAATAGGGATGTTGACGTACCTTTGCGCGTATCGCGCCGCGGGGAATTACGGGCAAAGGCCGAGTGGCAGGGGAGAGCGTTTGCCGTGACCGTCATCGCCGAGAAACCGCCAGCTTTTTCCTGGAACATGGCCGCCATTGCTGGCGTTGTGGCTCTCGCGGTGCTGGCGGGCATGGCCGTCTTGATTGGCGGGACCTACGCTCTGCTGGCCGAGCTTGGCCTTATCGTGTTTGCCCTTGTCCTGCGCTGGCCTGTTCTGGGGCTTTATCTGACGACGGCGCTGCTGTTGCTTTCGGGCCCGTCGGGCGTGATTGGGTCCATTCGGGTGGCCATTCCGATCACGGGCGCCAAGATAGTCGGTGCGATGACCTTCGCGAGCTGGCTGCTGAACGCCTTTGTGCGCCGCGAACACATCCGGGTCGGCTGGGAATCGGTGCCGCTCCTTGCTTTGTTTCTGTGGAGCGCTCTGGGAGTGTTTTTGTCGGAGACATGGCGGCTGCAATGGCCGG contains:
- a CDS encoding oligosaccharide flippase family protein; this encodes MNGTADSARTPNPSPRAGAWTRAFGLVLLLRVGAAGLAFAATALVGRLLGDAVLGRLGLLLAVMDVAAGLAGPALDATLVRFAAQKITPELDGALPYFQRMFRAKLVVALGVLVFGALLAQPVLSYVIAPSSGRWDGAGGVVLAFAGAAVVTLLGFVQAYYQAYLRMARYALLEFANSALRLVLVACVLAAVPAPSASLLLSAYVASSALVAVGGYARLPRAVFRKCSSEAVSLREPLRFAGWVMVAAACTALAQRADVFILGMVGVAGRAIGQYVAAFTMARLGDLAIMTLFSVLLPRASALDSRGAFRQFLNRFVPVTLAALAGCIPVYLAARWAVPAVFGAEFAEAGVLCGILSLGVLASFGAAPAGAAIYGMGRSGFVAALEALKLAGVVAAGAAAARQHGVLGMAWTVTAVRVTIGMLTYLCAYRAAGNYGQRPSGRGERLP